From Chthonomonas sp., the proteins below share one genomic window:
- the ruvX gene encoding Holliday junction resolvase RuvX, producing the protein MTKTILAIDPGTSKCGFALVRRELDGSLTLVEHEVAPLDDLVARVQQFQANHPFAMVIVGSSTNSKEVVGRLREHLPAIGVMVVDERNTSEEARARYWEHNPRRGWRRLLPSTLQLPPVPIDDFAALVLAERVLLE; encoded by the coding sequence ATGACGAAGACCATTTTGGCGATTGATCCGGGTACCAGCAAATGCGGATTTGCGTTGGTGCGCCGCGAACTGGATGGCTCGCTAACTCTGGTCGAGCACGAGGTCGCGCCGCTCGACGACCTGGTGGCGCGAGTGCAACAGTTTCAGGCCAACCACCCCTTTGCCATGGTCATCGTGGGGTCGAGCACCAACTCCAAAGAGGTGGTGGGCCGCCTGCGCGAACACCTTCCGGCGATCGGCGTGATGGTGGTGGATGAGCGCAACACGAGCGAGGAGGCGCGCGCCCGTTATTGGGAGCATAACCCGCGCCGCGGATGGCGACGGCTGTTGCCTTCCACACTGCAACTGCCTCCGGTGCCGATCGACGATTTTGCCGCCTTGGTGCTCGCCGAACGGGTGTTGCTGGAGTAG
- a CDS encoding LptF/LptG family permease, whose protein sequence is MKRVDKLVVQEILGPWIFGVAIFTVLIMAGTFLFKVTEFTVKGAGSAMVLEYTMLVVPGVMAKTFPMAVLLATLLGFGRLSGESELVALRAQGISLWRIMAPVAAFGFLVSVLAFSFNEIIVPRAAIRSTELEQQIKNNIAGKQVRATSYAVSNKQGQLIAQVMAADFDFSAGTLTGATISAYDPKGEITYTVTADALQYKSEREWSIKGRAVMMNADGTSVVELKQGLWPSEVPPPDFTPDEIKAASVKDLDAYSMSRMGELIEKAQSNPKITRDQVGNLQYGYWNKIALPLAALIYALVGAPLGIRNHRTGAATGFWLAVLIIFAYLMIGNFMSQWARGQVIPAWVASFTPLVIGLVVAGVTIHRKN, encoded by the coding sequence ATGAAGCGCGTCGATAAACTCGTCGTCCAAGAAATCTTGGGTCCGTGGATTTTTGGCGTCGCCATTTTCACGGTGCTGATCATGGCCGGAACCTTCCTGTTTAAGGTCACGGAGTTCACTGTCAAGGGCGCGGGCTCGGCGATGGTGCTCGAGTACACCATGCTCGTGGTGCCGGGCGTCATGGCGAAGACCTTCCCCATGGCGGTGCTGCTCGCGACCCTGCTCGGCTTTGGTCGGCTCAGCGGCGAAAGCGAGCTCGTGGCGCTTCGCGCCCAGGGCATCAGTTTGTGGCGCATCATGGCGCCGGTCGCGGCGTTCGGATTTCTCGTTTCGGTGCTCGCGTTCTCGTTCAACGAGATCATCGTGCCGCGCGCGGCGATCCGCTCAACGGAGCTTGAGCAGCAGATTAAGAACAATATCGCCGGAAAGCAAGTGCGAGCGACCAGTTACGCGGTGAGCAACAAGCAGGGTCAATTGATCGCGCAGGTCATGGCCGCCGATTTTGACTTTAGCGCGGGCACGTTGACCGGCGCGACGATTAGCGCCTACGACCCCAAGGGCGAGATCACGTACACCGTAACCGCCGACGCGTTGCAGTACAAAAGCGAGCGCGAATGGTCCATCAAGGGCCGCGCGGTGATGATGAACGCCGACGGCACGAGCGTGGTGGAGCTGAAGCAAGGGCTCTGGCCCAGCGAGGTGCCGCCGCCCGACTTTACGCCCGACGAAATTAAGGCGGCGAGCGTAAAGGACCTCGATGCCTACAGCATGAGCCGCATGGGTGAACTCATCGAAAAGGCGCAGTCGAACCCCAAAATCACGCGCGACCAGGTCGGCAACTTGCAGTACGGCTACTGGAACAAAATCGCCTTGCCGCTGGCCGCGCTCATCTATGCGTTGGTCGGCGCGCCGCTCGGCATTCGCAATCACCGCACGGGCGCGGCGACCGGCTTCTGGCTCGCGGTCCTCATCATTTTCGCGTATCTGATGATCGGCAACTTCATGTCGCAGTGGGCGCGGGGCCAGGTTATTCCGGCGTGGGTGGCTTCATTTACGCCACTTGTCATCGGCTTAGTTGTGGCAGGCGTCACAATACACCGTAAGAATTAA
- a CDS encoding DUF3084 domain-containing protein, whose amino-acid sequence MDLFGGLVVLGFCVVGAIVALFADNLGRKLGKKRLSLFKLRPRHTATLLTGAAGFSIPLVTVLLMALASGEVRTILREGSQLRAQRDVARQSLNKATSDLTSKTSEVEARQKEIGVLGGQVKTTQSKLEASNKEIAAKVRQAMALTGKVSRLQGQLGKFQRDFGRISAQVRVLKPQLVRAKAEYADLQQRTKIANVQLTSVNGELRAVNTRATELDLQNTQLERSIKAKEGEIKDLTARQTQIQKEFDLARQQYDLAIKNLDQERGKLTDELGQLQGQFDALSRDVEDLQTISQGLQANAQSARTKSLIVARFDELARLRIQPGLTAEEARIQVESALVQARRETQKLGAKPDANGLTANLVQVQFRDTVKTPDEQVADAIKAITGSKDQMVVLVNSLFNAFQDESVPVLLQVRKNPVVFKPGDVIAEARIDGSKSDDQVVQELTTFFTKDLRDSAVKKGMIAAIGRPLGEVGPEQLIQLVQDVRSTQRRLRVIAVATRETRAADTLVMEFRYR is encoded by the coding sequence ATGGATCTATTTGGCGGACTCGTGGTTCTGGGGTTTTGCGTGGTCGGGGCGATTGTCGCCTTGTTCGCGGATAACTTGGGCCGTAAGCTCGGTAAAAAGCGCCTCTCGTTGTTCAAGCTTCGCCCTCGCCATACGGCGACGTTGCTGACCGGGGCGGCGGGCTTTAGCATTCCGCTGGTGACCGTGCTGCTCATGGCGCTGGCAAGCGGCGAGGTGCGCACGATTCTTCGCGAGGGAAGCCAGCTCCGGGCTCAGCGCGACGTGGCGCGGCAATCGCTCAACAAAGCGACCAGCGACCTGACCAGCAAGACCAGCGAAGTCGAAGCGCGGCAAAAGGAAATTGGCGTGCTCGGCGGCCAGGTCAAAACCACGCAGTCGAAGCTGGAGGCGAGCAACAAGGAAATTGCGGCCAAGGTGCGGCAGGCCATGGCGCTCACCGGCAAGGTCTCGCGACTGCAGGGCCAGTTGGGCAAGTTCCAGCGCGACTTTGGCCGGATCAGCGCGCAGGTGCGGGTGTTGAAACCGCAACTGGTGCGGGCCAAGGCCGAGTATGCCGACCTGCAACAGCGGACCAAAATCGCGAATGTGCAGTTGACCTCGGTGAACGGCGAACTCCGCGCCGTGAACACGCGCGCGACCGAACTGGACCTGCAAAACACGCAGTTGGAGCGCTCGATCAAGGCGAAGGAGGGGGAGATCAAGGACCTCACCGCTCGCCAGACGCAGATTCAAAAAGAGTTTGATTTGGCGCGCCAACAGTACGACCTGGCGATTAAGAATCTGGACCAAGAGCGCGGCAAACTCACCGACGAACTCGGACAGTTGCAAGGCCAGTTTGACGCCCTATCTCGCGACGTGGAAGACCTCCAAACAATCAGCCAGGGCCTGCAGGCGAATGCGCAAAGCGCGCGTACCAAGTCGCTGATCGTGGCTCGTTTTGACGAGTTGGCGCGGCTCCGCATTCAGCCGGGCCTCACCGCCGAAGAAGCGCGCATCCAGGTGGAAAGCGCGCTCGTGCAAGCGCGTCGAGAGACCCAAAAGCTCGGGGCCAAGCCCGATGCCAACGGCCTGACGGCGAACCTGGTGCAGGTGCAATTCCGCGATACCGTGAAGACGCCCGATGAGCAAGTGGCCGACGCGATCAAGGCGATCACGGGCAGCAAGGACCAGATGGTGGTCCTCGTCAACTCGCTGTTCAACGCGTTTCAGGATGAGAGCGTGCCGGTGCTGTTGCAGGTCCGCAAGAACCCGGTGGTGTTCAAACCGGGCGACGTGATCGCCGAGGCACGGATTGACGGCTCGAAGTCGGATGACCAAGTCGTGCAGGAACTGACCACATTTTTCACCAAAGACTTGCGAGATTCCGCCGTGAAAAAGGGCATGATCGCGGCGATCGGGCGGCCGCTCGGTGAGGTCGGTCCGGAGCAACTGATTCAGCTGGTGCAAGACGTGCGGAGCACCCAGCGACGCCTGCGCGTGATCGCGGTCGCCACTCGCGAAACCCGCGCCGCGGACACCCTCGTCATGGAGTTTCGCTACCGATGA
- the purS gene encoding phosphoribosylformylglycinamidine synthase subunit PurS: MTKVRLFVTLKPSLLDSAGRTVTNSLHDLGFGEVETARIGKMIELNVENYDPARIDDMCRKLLANPVIEDYSYEVVQ, translated from the coding sequence ATGACCAAAGTCCGCCTCTTCGTCACGCTCAAGCCTTCGCTTCTCGATTCGGCGGGCCGCACGGTGACCAACTCGCTCCACGATTTGGGATTTGGCGAAGTGGAGACCGCGCGGATTGGCAAGATGATTGAGCTGAACGTGGAGAACTACGATCCGGCGCGCATTGACGACATGTGCCGCAAGTTGCTGGCGAACCCCGTGATCGAAGACTACAGCTACGAGGTCGTGCAGTGA
- the purQ gene encoding phosphoribosylformylglycinamidine synthase subunit PurQ, giving the protein MRVAVLRFPGSNCDQDALYACRELGMGAEFVWHAETSLAGFDAVFVPGGFSYGDYLRCGAMASRAAIMAEVQRFAEEGRPIIGACNGFQVLCESGLLPGALLLNEGQKFVCRDVTLRAENRTSFWTRDIKQDLTLPIAHGEGRYTCDDETHARLVGEGLIAFRYVDNPNGSRDDIAGVVNERGNVLGLMPHPERAVNGLAGKTDGRLLLNCLTLLNV; this is encoded by the coding sequence GTGAGAGTCGCGGTACTTCGATTTCCGGGCAGCAACTGCGACCAAGACGCGCTGTACGCTTGCCGCGAACTTGGCATGGGCGCCGAGTTTGTTTGGCACGCCGAGACCTCGCTGGCCGGATTCGACGCCGTGTTCGTGCCGGGCGGGTTTAGCTACGGCGACTATCTTCGCTGCGGAGCGATGGCCTCGCGAGCGGCGATCATGGCGGAAGTTCAGCGGTTCGCCGAGGAAGGCCGCCCGATTATCGGCGCGTGCAACGGGTTTCAGGTGCTGTGCGAAAGCGGGCTTTTGCCCGGCGCGTTGTTGCTCAACGAGGGTCAAAAATTTGTCTGCCGCGACGTCACGTTGCGCGCGGAAAACCGCACGAGTTTCTGGACACGCGACATCAAGCAGGACCTCACGTTGCCGATTGCCCATGGCGAGGGCCGCTACACCTGCGACGACGAGACTCACGCGAGGCTGGTCGGCGAGGGCTTGATCGCGTTTCGCTACGTGGACAATCCGAACGGCAGTCGCGATGATATCGCGGGCGTGGTGAACGAGCGCGGCAACGTGCTGGGCCTCATGCCACACCCCGAACGAGCGGTCAATGGCTTGGCCGGAAAAACCGATGGCCGACTGCTACTGAACTGCCTCACCCTTTTGAACGTCTAG